The segment AGCCGATCTGAGCCCTGTACAAGTCTTTCGTCCTCTTGCACCATCGCATCCATGAGACTTCACCACGCTGTCCCGTTGCTCGCTGTAGTGCTCGCGACCCTTGCCGGTTGTCAGCCGAGTGCACCTCCGAGGTCGGCAGCGGATCTGTGCGCGGCCCAGACGGGCGAGGGGCAGCAGGTCGATCGGGCGGTGCCCGCCACTGTCGGCGACATCAAGGACTGGATGACGGAGAAATCAAGAGGAGCCAAGCTGCTCGGACCGGACGGAAAAACGTCCGATTTCAAATTCGACTGGTCCAGCTACTCGGACGTGCTCTCCGGCGAGCCGCTGGACGCGAGGGTCGCCGTGTGTGTGATCTCCGCGGTGAAGGGGATGATGCTACTGTCGGAGAAGTTCTCGGCGGATTTCGGCTGGGTCGAGGCGATGGTGATCATCGCAGGCCCCGGCAAAGGGTGGACGTTCCACACGGCCGGACCGCGAGACAAGATGCTCTCCATCGCGCCGGCGAGTTTTCCGTACGAACCGCCGCCGAAGCCTGAACGGGAATCGCCGTAGGTTGGGGGAAAGAGGCGCGGTTGAAGAGCGTGTCCCTCCCTGGCCCCGAGCTCCGTTCCACCCCAGGCCAGGGAGGGTGCTCCCGCGTCTTCGTCCCGGCACCGCGCCCCTCGAAAGGTTAGTGGCCGGCACGTACGGAAATCGCCAAACGGGTTTTCGGGCGGCCTATCAGGGCTGCGCGCTGCAGCCCGCGTAGGACGGCAGCACCGCCCGGAGCGACTGGACGACGTTGGCGGCCTCGTCGCCGTAGATCGCGTTCAGCGTGCGGACCGTCTCCTCGACGTCGACATCGCGATCGTCGTTCGCGACCGGCCGACGCGTGTCGAAGGAGTGCTCCCAGACGGAGGTGTCGGCGCTCGGATCGCGCAGCCGCAGCGTCATCGCGAGCCGCGCCTCGATGAGCTCGCCGGTCGCGACGAGCTCGATCGCGTCGATCGTGGCGAGCACGGTCAGGTGGGTGCGGGCGCTCGCGATCTGCGGGTCCACGGCCTCGAAGAGCCGGGCCCGCTCGAGCTTCTGCGCGAGCAGCTGCTGGAACATCTCCTGCGGCCGGCTGACCCAGAAGTCGTAGTTGAAGTACTTGACCTCGTAGTCGCCGGTGCGGAACACGATCCGGTCGTCGTCGTACGGGACCGCGATCTCCACGGGCGTCACGACGGCCGTTCGGGCGCACGCGGGGCCGGCCGCGGCCTGGGCCTGCGCCTCGGCCCCGTTGACGATCGCGTAGAAGTGCTTGTCCGGGACCGCGCCGCACCCGCAGAGGAGGGCGAGGGCGGCCGCCGCGGCGAGGATCCTCATTGTGCATTCGCGTCGCGCCATGATCACTTGTCCTTCTTCGGATCGCGCTCCTTGGGCGCCTTGGAGTTGATGATCAGCGACGGCTGCTTCTTCAGGTCCGCGGTCAGCTCCTCGAGGTTCTGCATGGTCCTGCGCAGCGAGCGCGCCGAGGCGTAGATGTCCCCGCGCGACGCCTCCACGAGCTGGCGGACGCCCTTGATCGCGGCCTCCGCCTCGGCCACGGTCTCCTGCGCGCCCTTGGAGATCTTCCCGATCTCGGCCGCCTTCACCTGCTCGTTGAAGCTGTCGAGCGTGACGTTGATGTCCGCGAGGATCTTGTCGACCCGCGAGAGGCTCGACGCCACGCGCTTGAAGCTCTCCGTCGCGTCGGCGGCGTTGGTCAGGATCTTGCGCACCTCGGGCTGCGCCTCGGTCATCACCTCCTCGAGCCTCTCCGCGCTGCGGTTCGCCGAGGCGAGCCCCTCCTTGAGATCCGCGCTCGCGGCCTCCGCGTTCTCGATGAGCGCGGTGACCTTCGTGTCGTTCTCCTGCACGAGCATCGAGAGATCGCCGGAGAGCGTCGCGACGTTGGCGATGATCTCCCGGACACCGCGGATGTTCTCGTCCGTGAGCACCGCGTTGATCTTGTTGAGCGCGATCTCCATCTTCACCGCGATGTCCTGGGCCTTGCCCTCGAGCGAGCCCATGAACGACTGGCCGGCCTTGATTTCGGAGCCGACCGGGAGGAGATCCGCCTTCTTCGTGCCGCCGGTCAGCTCGACGAACTTGAGCCCCGTGATCCCCATCGAGACCATCACCGCCGTGGTGTCCTTCTTGACGGGCGTCCCCTCGCGGAGTTCGAGCACCGTCACGACGCTGTCGATATTCTTCGCGTCGATGCGGATGTCCGTGATCTGGCCCACGCGCACGCCGTTGTACTTCACCTGCGCGCCGACCTCGAGGCCGCTCACCGACTCGATGAAGCGGACGGTGTAGCGGTCGCTCTTTTCGGTGAGGCGGAACCCGGCGAGCACGACGAACGCGCCGACCGCGAGCGCGCCCGCGACGATGAGGAACACCCCGAGCCTGATCTTCTCCGCTCTCGAGATCATCGGTCCACGCCTTCCATGATCGACCGGAGCGACCGCGCGCCCCCGCGCCCGATCGACGGGATCCGCGCGAAGTAGTCCCGCACGATCGGGTGATCGCTCGCCTCCACCTCGGCGAGCGTCCCGCGAGCGAGGACGGTCCCCTCGTGGAGCATAACGACCTTGTCCGCGATTTTTCGCACGCTGTCGAGATCGTGCGTGACCACGACCATCGTGATGCCGTAGAGCGCCTTGAGGTGGAGCAGGAGCTCGTCGAGGCCGGCGGCGACGATCGGGTCGAGCCCGGCGGACGGCTCGTCGCAGAACAGGATCTCGGGATCGATCGCGATCGCGCGGGCCAGCGCCGCGCGCTTCCGCATGCCGCCCGAGAGCTCCTCCGGGTACTTCGTGATCGCGTCCTCCATGCCGACCTGCGCGAGCTTCATGCGGACGATCTGCCCGATCACCGGCTCGGGGACGGCGGACGTCTCGCGGATCGCCATCGCCACGTTCTCGCCGACGGTCATCGAGGAGAAGAGCGCCCCGCCCTGGAACAGGACGCCGATCCGCGCGCGGATCGCCTTCAGCTCGGCCTCGCCCATCGCGCCGAGCGGCCGCCCGAACAGGCGCACCTCGCCCGCCGCGGGCCGCATGAGCCCGAGCGCGTGGCGCAGGAGCGTGCTCTTGCCGCAGCCCGAGCCGCCGAGGATCACCGTGATCAGCCCCTGCTCCGCCGTGAGGTCCACGCCGTCGAGCACGGTCTCCGCCCCGTAGACCGCGACGAGGCCGCGGACCTCGACCATCGGGATTCGGCGCGCGGCTTCCGTCAACTCTCCTCCCGAGCGCCCCCGCTCACACGAAGCTGAAGGCGCAGTCCGCGACGATGATCAGGAAGATCGACATGACGACCGATCGCGTCGTCGCCCTGCCGACCCCCTCGGCGCCGCCGCTCACCTTGAACCCGTAGAACAGCCCGACCGCGACGATGATCCAGCCGAACACGGCGCTCTTCACCACGTTGAACACGAGATCTTCGGTGAACACCGCCGTGAGCGTCTCGTTGAAGTACGCGGTGGCGTTGATGCCGAGCACCGTCAAAGCGATGACGAACCCGCCGGCGATCCCGACGAGCGCCGCGAGCACGCCGAGGAGCGGCTGCGTGATCAGCGCCGCGTATACGCGCGGCACGCCCAGGTACTCGATCGGATTGACGCCGATCAGCTGGAGCGCGTCGATCTCCTCGTTGACCCGCATCGTCCCGATCTCGGCGGTGATCGCGGCGCCGCAGCGCCCGGCCACGAGGATCGCGGCCATGAGCGGCCCGAGCTCGCGGAGCATCGAGATGCTGACGAGGTCGGCGATGTAGATGTTCGCGCCGAACGTGCGGAGCTGGTACGCGGACTGGAGCGCCGTGGTGAGCCCGACGAGCAGCGACACGAGGAGGACGATCGGGGCGCTGCCCGCGCCGATGCGCGACATCTGCTCGACGAAGAGGCCGAGGCGCATCTTGTGCTTGCAAAACGGCGACACGGCCGCGTGGTAGAAGAGCTCGCTCATCAGGAAGAGGAAGTAGTGGACGTCGCTCAAGGCGTCGATCGCCGCGCCGCCGACCGATTCCGCGAGCCGCGCCTTCGGCTTCGCGTACAGGGCGATCGGGCCGTCGACGCTCCAGCCGGTCATGTCGAGGCGGCTCGCGACCGGCTCCGGGATCGCGTGCAGGCTCACCCGACCCGCGGAGCCCCCGCGCTGGCTCGCGCAGTGCCCGAGGAGCGCCACCCCGGCGCTGTCGATCTCGTCGACGCCCGACATGTCGATTTCGATAGCCGCGCCGCGCCCGAGCACCGGCCGGAGCCCGGAGAATGCCTCGGCAACCGTCCGTCGGGTCAGGGCCCCCTGGAGCCGGACGCGCGTCGCGCCCGGCCCGGCGATCATTTCGATGTGAATGTCGTTCATGTGACAGACCGACGTCCATGGTAGGGAGCCGAAAGGCAAAGGTCAAAAAAGGGGAAAGGATTCGGTTGATCAGGCTGATTCGACCGATCAGTCAGATCATGCCGCAGTTGCCTACTGAGAGCAGACTGTGCCAACATGGCGCAAATTGGCACGAGTTGAGCCATTCCAACACCGGGGATACGCTTGGAAAATCAAATCAGTCGTCGATACACGAAGGTTCGCGATCTCGGGTCCGGTGCCCAGGGGTCGGTTTCGCTCGTCGCCGACAGGTACCGCGGCGGGCGCCTCGTCGCCCTGAAGAGCCTGTCCTCCCGCGGGGACGTCGAATGGTTGAAGCTGTTCAAGCGCGAGTTCGAGGTGCTCGCGCAGCTCAGGCACCCGCGCCTCGCCCGGGTCCACGACTTCGGCACGACCGCGGACGGCCGCGCGTTCTTCACGCGGGACTACGTGCCGGGCGACGACTTTCGCGAGCGAACGTCCGGCATGGATGTCCTCGCGCTCCTCGCCGCGGCCGTGGACGTCTGTCGCGCGCTCGAGCCGTTGCACAGGTGCGGCCTCGTGCACGGCGACCTGAAGCCCGGAAACGTGATCGTCGGCGGAGACGGCGTCGCGCGTCTCATCGACTTCTCGTTCGTCCGCACGAACGACGAGGGCGGCGGCGGCCGCGGGACGCTCCAGTACATCGCTCCCGAGCTGCTCGAGGAGAAGAGCGCGGACGCGCGGGCCGACCTGTACTCGCTCGGCGCCATGCTCTTCGAGGCCGCTTCGGGCGAGCCCCTGTTCGAGGGCACGGCGCGCGAGATCGTCGCGGGCCACCTCGGAGACGCGCGGCCGGCGCCGAGGCCGGACCGGATCGCGATCCGCGGCGCCGTCGATGGCGCGGCGTGGCGCGGGCTCGCGGGCGTCATCTCCCGCCTCGTCGAGCGGCAGCCCGAGGCGCGCTACCCGTCGATCGAGGAGGTGGAGGCGGCGCTCACGGCGATCGCGCCCGCGGCGATCGCCCCGGATCCCGTGTCCGAGATCCCGGCGCTGCCGTCGGCCGCAGGGCGCGAGGCCGAGACGCGGCGCGTGCGGGAGAAGGTGCTCGGGCGGCTCTCCGAACCGAAGGGGCGGGGCGCCCTGTACGCCGTGGAAGGCGAGGTGGGCGCCGGCAAGAGCGCCGTGCTCGCGGACGTCAAGTGGCACGCCCAGCTGTCGGGCTACGGCACGATCGAGGCGGTGTGCTCCCGCGGCGGCGGCCCGGTCGCGCCGATCATCGCGCTCGCCGAGCAGATCGCGGATCTCCAGTCGGGCGACTCCGCGGACGCCGCGCGGGCCGAGGCGCTCGTCGCCGCGCTCCGCTCGCTCGCCGCGGGCAGGGCGGAGCTCGACACCATCGCGGTCGGGCTGGGCCGGGCCGCTGCGCGCGCGGCGCAGAAGCGGCCGCTCCTCGTGCTCGTCGACGATCTGGACCAAGCCGCGGACGAGGCGGCGGCGCTCCTGCGCGGGCTCATGGCGGGGGCGGGCTCCGACACGCCGCTCGCGGTCCTCGTCGCGTGCCGCACGGGGCACCCTTGGAAGGATCGGATCGGGCGCGGCGACGGCATCGCGCTCCCGCTGCTCGACCGCGCGGCGATCCGCGGCCTCGCCGCGGCGTACTTCGGCGCGGTGAGCGACGAGAAGGTCGATCGCATCCTGGCGCACACGGGCGGCAACCCCCTGTTCGTCGGGTCGCTCCTCTTTGACGTCGCGAAGCGCGGCGGCGGGCTCGAGCGGCTCGAGCGGCTCGGGCCGCCCGTCGAGCTCGGCGAGTACTGGCGCCAGCGCGTCGCGTCGCTCGGCGAGGGCGAGCGGCGCGCGGTCGAGGCGATCGCCGTGCTCGGGGGCAGCGCCGCGCCGAGCACCGTCGCGCAACTCGTCGGCGTCGCGGAGGATCGCGTCGAGCCGCTCCTCGCGAGCCTCGAGACGATGCGGCTCCTCAACGCGGACGCCAGCGGGCTCCGCCTGAGCTCCGGCTCGCTCGCCGCGGAGGTGCTCGCCGCGGGCGACCCAGGCGTGATCGCGGCGCTCCATGCCCAGGCTGCCGAGCTCGAGACCGACGAGGCGCGCCGCCTCCTGCACGCCGCTCTCGCGAAGGACGCGGGGGCGATCCGCAGGCGCTACGCGGAGGTCGCCGCGGGTCTCGAGCGCGCCGGCGCCCTCGCCGCGGCGCAGGAGCTGCTCGCGGCGGTGGCCGCGGTGCTCACCGAGCCGCCCGAGGCGGCCCTCGTGCGCCTCGGGCTCGGCCGGATCGCGCTCGCCCAGGGAGACCACGCGACCGCCGCGCTCCACCTCAAGGCGCTCGTCGACGAGCCGGCGCCCGTCGGGATGGAGGCGCTCGCGCTCCTCGGGAAGATGCACGGCGCGCGGAGGGAGCTCGTCGAGGCCGCGGAGGCGCTCGATCGGGCGCTCGAGCGGGCCGCCTGTCCGGCGGACACGGCGCGCATCCTCGCGGAGCTCGCGCAGGTCCAGTTCCGCCGCGGGGAGCTCGATCTCGCCGCGGACGCGGCGAGGCGGGGGCTCGACCTCGCGCCGCGCCGCGACCCGACGCGCGCCGAGCTGTACGGCGTGCTCGGGAAGATCGCGGCCGCGCGCGGGGATCTCGGGGGTTCCGCGGCGCACTGCACCGAGGCGGTCGAGGCGGCGCGGGCGAGCGGCGACAGGCGGGCGCTGGGCCTCGCGATCAACATGCTCGCCTGGGCGCGCCAGCAGGCCGGCGATCTCGCCGCCGCAGCCGAGGATCTCGCGACCGCGCTCGCCCTGTACCGCGAGATGGGCGATCTGCGCCGGCTCATGCGTGCCGAGATGATGGCCGGAGATCTCCACTGGTGGCTCGATCGCCAGGCCGAGGCGCTCGTGCACCACGAGGAGGCGATGCGGCTCGCCGCGGCGGTCGGCAACCCCGTGCAGGAGATCGAGGTGCGCGTGGGGCTCGGGCAGGCGCTGGCCAAGGTCGGGCGATTCGAGCGGGCGGCGCTCCTCCTCGTCGAGGCCCGCGAAGACGCCGCGCGGCTGAAACAGGAGGGGCTGGGCGCGACCGCGACGGCGTTCCTGGGAGACGTCGCCGCGTGCCGCGGGAACACGGACGAGGCGCTCGCCCTCTGGTCCGAGGCGCGCGCCGCCCAGGAGCGCGTCGGCAAGGCCGGCGTGTGCGCCGAGCTGGAGCTCGAGATGGCCGAGCTGGAGCTCGGGCGCGGCACCGCCGACGGCCTCGCGGCGGCGAAGCGGCTCGCCGCCGCAGCAGCTGGGCGCGCCCGGGAGGATCGGGGCCGGAACTTCGAGGGGATGCTCGCGCTCGTGCGGGGCGCGATCCTGGTCGCCGAGGGGCGGTTCGACGAGGGGATGCGCGCCTGGGACGAGCTCGGCGCCGGGCTCACGGCGCACGGCTCGCGGGAGCTCCTGTGGCAGGTGCACGCCGCCGCGGCGCGGGCGCTGCTCGATCGCGGCGCGGAGATGCTCGCGCGCCAGAGGCTGCGGACCGCCGAGCGGATCCTCGAGCAGATCGCGGCCGAGCTGCCGTCCGAGCACCGGCTCCCGTACTGGCAGGACGTGCGGCGCGCGGAGATCCGGCGCCTTCTCGCGGTGACCGTGCCGTCGTCGGCCGCCTCGCTCGCGCGGGGCGCCGCCTTCGCCGCCAAGCCGGACGAGCTCGATCCGGAGGCCGCGGCGCTGTACCGCGTGCTCGAGTGCAACAAGCGGATCTCGTCCGAGACGAATCACGATCACCTGCTCGAGGCGATCCTCGACGCCGCGATAGAGATGACCGGCGCTGAGCGCGGCTTCGTCCTCACGCGGTGCGGGGAGGGGCTCGATGTCGGCGCGGCCCGCGAGATCGGCCGCGGCGAGCCCCGCGATCCGCACGAGCAGTTCAGCCGATCGATCGCGGAGTCGGTGTGCCTCGACGGCGAGCCGGTGGTCACCGTGGACGCGGCGGGCGACGAGCGCTTCAGCGAGTTCCTCTCGATCCACGCGCTCAAGGTCAAGTCCGTCGCGTGCGTGCCCGTCAACTACCGCGGGACGTCGTTCGGCGTGCTGTACCTCGAGAACCGGCTGCGCCGCGGGCGGTTCGGCGCCCGGGATCTGCGCGTGCTCACGGCGTTCGCGGACCAGGTCGCGATCGCGATCGCCCACACCCGGCTCCTCGACGAGGCGCGCCGCCGGGAGGAGGAGCTCGCGCAGACGACCCGCGCCCTCGAGGAGGTGTGCGCGCGCCAGGCCGCGGATCTCAAGTCGCGCAAGACCGATCTGCGGCTCGTCGAGGAGAAGCTCGAGCGGGTCCGCGAGAGGCTCGAGGGGCGCGGCGACTACCACGGCCTCGTCGGGGCGGGCGACGCGATGGGCCGCGTCTTCGCCGTGGTGGAGCGCGTGAAGGATCTCGATCTCCCGGTGGTCGTCGTCGGCGAGAGCGGCACGGGCAAGGATCTCGTGGCCCGCGTGCTGCACGACGTCGGCGCGCGGCGGAACGGGCCGTTCGTCGTGCTGTCGTGCGGCGGCGTGCCCGAGACGCTCGTCGAGGCGACGCTGTTCGGCCACGGGCGCGGCGCGTTCTCCGGCGCGGACGCCGAGAGCCCGGGGCTTCTGGCTGCTGCCGCCTCCGGCACGCTCTACCTCGACGACGTCGGCGAGATGACGGCCCGGATGCAGGTCGATCTCCTGCGCGTGCTGCAGGAGGGGAGCTTCGTGCCGCTCGGCAAGTCGGAGCCCGTGCGCGCGCAGTGCCGCTTCGTCGCGTCGTCGCGCGTGCCGCTCGAGGCGCTCGTCGAGCGCGGCCGCCTGCGCCAGGATCTGTACTATCGGCTCGGCGTCGTCGCGATCGAGCTCCCGCCGCTGCGCGAGCGCCGCGAGGACATCCCGTCCCTCGCGCGGTGCATCGCGCACCGCGAGGCGGAGCGGCTCGGCCGGCCGGATCCGGGGCTCGACGCCTCCGCGCTCGAGGCGCTGGCGGCGCACCCATGGCCCGGCAACGTCCGCGAGCTCGAGCAGCTCCTGCGGCGGGCGCTCGTCGTCGATGACGAGACCGGGCCGCTCACCGCCGACCGGCTCTTCGGGGGCGCTGCGCCTTTGCCGCAGCCGATCGTCGCGCGGCGGGGCAAGATCGCGGCCGGCGCCGAGGCCGCGGAGCGGGACCGCTACGTCGAGGCGCTCGAGGCGAGCCAGTGGAACCGCAGCCTCGCGGCGCAGAAGCTCGGCGTCCCGCGGCGCACGTTCTACCGCCGCCTCGAGACGCTCGGGCTGCTGAAGGGGAAGTGAGGTGATGCGGATCGTCTCGACGGGTCGAAGCGTTCTGGCCGTGATCTCGATCCTCGCCCTCGGCTGCGGTCCGTCGCTGCGGCCGGCAGAGGAGACGCTCGATCCGATCCCGGCGCAGGCCGAGCCCGTCGCCGCCGATCCGAACGACGAGCTCGTCTACCCCGAGAGCCCGTCCGCCGAGCCCGAGGACCCGGTCGCCGAGCCCGACGCCGGCGCGCCCGCGGACGCACCGAACCCGCCTGAGGAGATCGCGAAGCTCGATCCCGGGCTCGCGAAGACGCTCGACGCCGCCGAGGCGAAGGCGTCGGACGAAGGAAGGCTCGTGCTCGAGACGGGGCGGCGGATGGCGCTCGTCGATCGCGTGGTGATCCTGGGCGCGTGCTGGGACTACGCGAACGCGATCTACAAGCGCGCCGGGTTCCCGGCCAACAAGCGCAAGACGGTCTTCAACAAGCCGAAGACCGGCCCGTACGCCGACCCGGGGCTGTTCGAGCCCGGTGACTTCCTCTCATACAACCGCGACGAGAAGGGGAGCTGGGTGCACAGCGCAATCTTCGTCGACTGGACGAAACCCGGCGGGCGCGTCGCCCTGATGCTGACCTACGTCGGCAGGCGCCAACCGATCCCCGCGCTCTACGCCCGCAACGATCTTTCCCGCGTCTTCCGCGTCGTGCGGCCCAAGCCGTGAGCCCGGCTCGTCCTTGGACAGATCCGCAGGGGGCAGGGCGCGTGCCATGCGCCCCTACTTCCGCAGGACGACGCTCCCGTACAGATCGCACAGCGGCACGAACGGGATCGCGACCTCTCCCTTCAGGCAGAACTCCTCGACCGCGGCGCGGGGGCCGGGATAGTTCCTGTGGTTGTTGTAGTCGTGCACCATCAGGAAACCCCCGGGCGATAGCCTCGGATAGAAGTAGCTCAGCCCCGCGAGCGTCGGGGTGAACAGATCGACATCGATGGAGACGAAACAGAAGATCTCGTCGATCCCCGCCGCCGTTTCGGGGAAGCGCCCTTTCTCCACGACGCAGAGCTCGGGGTGCGGCATGGCGGCGAGGGCGGTCTCGACGTCCGTGTCCTTGAAGTCCTTCGTCGGGTTGTGGAATCCGAATCTCCCCTCGTATTCCAGCTCCGCGGGGTCGAAGCCCGTGAACGTGTCGAAGAGGTACAGCTTCCGGTCGAGGAACAGCTCGTTCACGAGCCGCGCGAACTCGCCGCGGTACACGCCGAGCTCCGCGCACGCGCCGGGCACGTCTCGGCCGTGGATTTCGTGGCTGATCACCTCGAGCGTCGAGACCCGCACGTAGTCGTCGTAGTCGCCGAAGTCGAGCATCCTCCGGCGCTGGTTCTTCATGACGATCATCTCGGGCGCCGGGTAGCGCCGGTCCCGGTAGATCCATTCCAGCAGCTTCCTCGCGATGGAGCTTCTCATCATCACAGACTACACCCCGCGCCGGCATCGAACCGCTTCGCGATCTCCCGGCCACCGACACGTAGGATGATGTGCTCAGAGTCCACGCTTCACTCATCCGCGCCGTAGAACGTGTGCCAGTCGTAGCCGCCGCTCCCGTCGAGCGCGAGGATGTACGCTTCAGAGGGCGAGCCGAAATCGTGGAGAGGAGTCTCGCCGGAAGGACCGTTCCAGAGCTCACCGGACGAACCCACCACGTAGACATCACCTTCGAGCGACGTTGAGATCCCCCAGCCCGGATCGAATTTCATCGATCCGAAAAATGAGTGCCAGGCGTAGCCGCCTTCCGAGTCGAGCGAGAGCACGAAGGTGTCGACGTTGCCGGAGCCACCGGCGAAGGAATCGAGGGGATCTTCTTCCGCTGCACCGACCCAACCCGCTCTCGATTGGCCGATCGCGTACAGCGTCCCGCTCGGTCCGGTCGACAGCGAAAACGCGACGTCCCCGTCCGTGCCGCCGTAGAACGTATGCCACTGGTAGGATCCGTCTGGAGCGAGCTTCAGAAAAAACGCGTCTTCCAACGGTACGTCCTCACCCAGGGAGTGAGCGTGCAGCGGGGGCTGGCCGCTCGGCCCCGTCCACGAGGTCTCGGAGTTGCCGGCGACGTACAAGTCGCCAGCCTCGTCGACGGCCGCGTCGTACGCGATCATCATGTCGCTCTCATCCTCGATGGAGCCGAAGAAAGTGTGCCACTGGTAGTCACCGAACGAGTTCAGCTTCACGACGACCGCGTCGCCGAAGGTCCCGCCGCTTTGCGCATGGAGCGGCGCCTCGCCGCTTGGGCCGTTCCAGGTCGTCGCCGAACCGCCGGTCACGTAGATCTCGTCGGCGGAGCCCACGGCGATGCCGTATCCGTAGTCTCCTATCGGTGTCGCGTCTGAGCCGTAGAACGTGTGCCAGAGATAGTTGCCGCCGCCGCCCACCGCGAGCACCAGGATGTCGCTGTCGCCGCAGTGCGCGTGGAGCGGGGCCTCGCCGCTCGGGCCGTTCCACGGCTCGGACGAATGACCCACAACGTAGAGGTTCCCGTCCGCGCCAGCGCAGGCGGACGAGCCGAAGTCGTCATCGCTCGAACCGTAGAATGCGTGCCAGAGATACGCTCCGGATTCACCGACCGCGACGATGGCGATGTCCTTTCCGCCACTGTGATCGTGGAGCGGAGGGGTGTCGTCCGGGCCGTTCCAGCTCCCGTCCCCGTACGCGGTCACGAAAACCGTACCGGCGGAGGTGACGGCGACGGAATACGTCGCGTCGTGCACCCCCGGGGATCCGAAGATGATGTGCCACTGATACGTACCGGTCGCATCCAGCTTGAGAAGGAACACGCGGAGGAAATCGTCATCTCCCGCCTCTCCGCCCGTTTCTCCCCATACGCTGGCAGGAGGCTCCCCGTCCGGTCCGGCCCACGTTTCGCGGGTTGTTCCGACGACGTACACGCTTCCGTCCGGTCCGACTGCGACACCGGTCGCGTCGTCGAAAGTTTCGTCGCCGTCTGCGTCGCCATCGACGTCTGAATCGATGTCGACATCTGAATCCGAATCGATATTGGCGTCTCCGTCCGCATCGGAGCCGCTGATTCCGGATCCCTCGTCCGTGCATCCCATGGTGGTCAGAACGAGCGCGGTCGCGCCAAGCGCTATCGCAAAACTCTCAAGAAATTCCGGGAGCCGGTTTCGATTTTCTGACAACATGTGCCGTTCCTCCTCTTTTTCTTTCAATGAAGGAGCGAGCAAGAATCCTAGCATTTCCTATGCCGAGAATCCTGTCAGAAGAAGTCAGAAAAAAACGCTTGTGAGCGCGAGACTTGCAACAGAGCACCGATGATCGCTGTGCCAGATTGTTCCACCGCCGCGGGTCCCGGCGGTTAGCCGAAGGTGTAGGAGCGTCTCTCGCCCGGCGCGGCGGCGCGGTCCTCGGATCACCTCCGTCCGGCCGGCGCGGCGCTCAGAAGAACGTCGGCAGGCGCGGCGGCGTCCAGAGCCCCGCGAAGCTGCGCGGCCGTGGCGGCGGCGCCAGGATCGTCCCCGAGCGCGGGACGCGCCGCATCACGGGCAGCGGCGGCGGCGTGTTCCGGAGCGCCTCCCGGATCCGGATCCGGTCGAGCGGCCGCGCGTCGAGGAAGCGCACGCCGAACCCGGGCCGCCCGCGATCCGAGCGCCGCCGCAGGAGGTTCACGCGCACGATCTCGCCGAAGAAATCGAACGCGCGATCCTTGCCGAGGTCGAACGCGCAGACCACCTTCTCGCCGAGGTTGGGCAAGAGCTCGCTCGCGACGTACGCCCCGCGCGGACTCATGTCCGTGGTGGCGAGCACGACAGGCTCGTCCCACGCCGACGCGATCACCTCGATGGGTCGCGCCACGGCGCGCCGCATCTCGAAACGTCTCAACATGACACCCTCCCTCCTTCTTCGCCCCTCAGGGGCGCAGCCCGGCCAGCCACCGCCCCGGCTTCTGGAACGCGAGCGGCTGGCCGCGCAGGCACGATCGAATCGACAGGCGCTCCCGCGCCGTCGCGTCGAGGAACGTCACCCCGAACCCCAAGGGGCCGGCGTCGTTCCTCCGGCGCCCCCGGTTCACCCGCGTCACCGCGCCGAAGAAGCAGAACGGCTTGTCCGCGCCGTAAAGGTGGAAC is part of the Pseudomonadota bacterium genome and harbors:
- a CDS encoding ATP-binding cassette domain-containing protein, which codes for MTEAARRIPMVEVRGLVAVYGAETVLDGVDLTAEQGLITVILGGSGCGKSTLLRHALGLMRPAAGEVRLFGRPLGAMGEAELKAIRARIGVLFQGGALFSSMTVGENVAMAIRETSAVPEPVIGQIVRMKLAQVGMEDAITKYPEELSGGMRKRAALARAIAIDPEILFCDEPSAGLDPIVAAGLDELLLHLKALYGITMVVVTHDLDSVRKIADKVVMLHEGTVLARGTLAEVEASDHPIVRDYFARIPSIGRGGARSLRSIMEGVDR
- a CDS encoding MlaE family lipid ABC transporter permease subunit — encoded protein: MNDIHIEMIAGPGATRVRLQGALTRRTVAEAFSGLRPVLGRGAAIEIDMSGVDEIDSAGVALLGHCASQRGGSAGRVSLHAIPEPVASRLDMTGWSVDGPIALYAKPKARLAESVGGAAIDALSDVHYFLFLMSELFYHAAVSPFCKHKMRLGLFVEQMSRIGAGSAPIVLLVSLLVGLTTALQSAYQLRTFGANIYIADLVSISMLRELGPLMAAILVAGRCGAAITAEIGTMRVNEEIDALQLIGVNPIEYLGVPRVYAALITQPLLGVLAALVGIAGGFVIALTVLGINATAYFNETLTAVFTEDLVFNVVKSAVFGWIIVAVGLFYGFKVSGGAEGVGRATTRSVVMSIFLIIVADCAFSFV
- a CDS encoding MlaD family protein, which encodes MISRAEKIRLGVFLIVAGALAVGAFVVLAGFRLTEKSDRYTVRFIESVSGLEVGAQVKYNGVRVGQITDIRIDAKNIDSVVTVLELREGTPVKKDTTAVMVSMGITGLKFVELTGGTKKADLLPVGSEIKAGQSFMGSLEGKAQDIAVKMEIALNKINAVLTDENIRGVREIIANVATLSGDLSMLVQENDTKVTALIENAEAASADLKEGLASANRSAERLEEVMTEAQPEVRKILTNAADATESFKRVASSLSRVDKILADINVTLDSFNEQVKAAEIGKISKGAQETVAEAEAAIKGVRQLVEASRGDIYASARSLRRTMQNLEELTADLKKQPSLIINSKAPKERDPKKDK
- a CDS encoding PqiC family protein, with translation MARRECTMRILAAAAALALLCGCGAVPDKHFYAIVNGAEAQAQAAAGPACARTAVVTPVEIAVPYDDDRIVFRTGDYEVKYFNYDFWVSRPQEMFQQLLAQKLERARLFEAVDPQIASARTHLTVLATIDAIELVATGELIEARLAMTLRLRDPSADTSVWEHSFDTRRPVANDDRDVDVEETVRTLNAIYGDEAANVVQSLRAVLPSYAGCSAQP